tatagaacaagcaagattattctagtaaataatatctaataaatggaTAGTCTCCAAACATAatagtctcccggtggtttatttagcatatttttcaattaagtgaatgcttcgctgaaaagatgtgtctttaatctagatttaaattgggagagtaaATAAGTTCAAACAAATTATGATtgagctttttgaaaaatattttggaaTCATTTAAGTGTGCTTGTGCTCCCTGCATATATAAATACCACTAtagttgtgtcccaaatgacgtACTATACACTATGCACTATGTACTCTACAATCTAGAGTATGCATTTTTGAAGGGTATTATTGTCTCAAATGGAGTACTTAACGGCTTTATGCTAATCAGAAATGTaagtggtttcccagacaaggacaAATGACGTCAAACGCATAACAAAATGCACATGAATGAAAATCAAAAAGTACactatatttttgttttcagtgtaATTTGTTTTATCCAACATCACCACAAGACTGAAGTATAATCATCAGGTGAACTTTGCTCGCACAGCAAGCTCTCTCTTCCGCTATGTCAGCAAAGCTGCGACCATTGAGTGCATGGCGTGTCTAGcgttcatgcacctccgggTATCAAAGCGTTCATGCATCATTGAGGTACCTAAAGTGCACTTTTTATTGTGAACACACCATTCACCAATTTACACTAGATAAGTTGCCACAACGGTGTAGAATAGTGCATTAAGTATGCAATCTGGGATGCACTATGTTTGATTCAGTTTGTTCTTTAAtgcaatcacatatttaaaatgtgaaactatTTGGAGCTATtgtgtgtataaatatacaGGTCACCTGCATAATGATCCTCTCTCCATCCTGAAATGATTTTACACCCAAGACATCAACGATCTTCATCCTCTCTGACAGCTACCAAAAAGAAGTTAACACTTGATCATTTTATTGCCAGTTTAAAAATGCAACAATAGAATGTCCATACAGTTAAATAGCTTTGCAATTCTTATACTTTCTCACAGAATGTTtagaaaacacatttaatgTTTCTCTCACCTCTAGTGATTTGAGCAGCGGGACTGATTCAATGAAGCATTCATACATCCTTCTCTTCTTTGCATTATTCTTCACTACAAGTCTACGAAACGTTGCCCGGTCCTaaaacacatacgcacacaattcatttaaaaactacCCATATCATACCATCTGGTTTCAAGTACACAAACAAGTCTAGCAGTGACATAGTAAGTAGCTCTGTAAAAGTGTATCTGCAGTTATTCAGTGTTTAAAGTGTACGGTCACAAGGTGGCGCTGTGGTAGAGCAGTACGTTTCCTGTCAGTTGATTGCACTTTCACACACTCACCAGTCCCCACAGCGCTCCCTCCCCTTTAGCAATGATGGTTGCAGCACGTGGAGTGTTGTACATGAGGGCCAACTCTCCAAAACTGCCCTTATTGTTGTACTGACCCACACAGCAGCCCGCACCGTCCTTCTGTACCACAATGTCATACACTCCCCTGCAAACACACGCAAATGcattacataaacacaacaaaGCATTTGTAAAGATGTGGAATAGCAAGGTTATTTGATAAAATGGGGAAGTAAAATGGTGGTTCTCACTGTTTCTGTGAGGTCTCTCTTtgcaaatacaaaatattacatttctacttatacaacattttattaaaaaacacacacacacctctcaaTTACATAAAAGTTGTCTCCGTCGTCTCCCTGGTCAATGACATGTTCTTGTGGCTGCACAAGAACCTCAAACATGGCGTCTAGCACCTCTGAAAACTGCTCCTGTACCAgcaagagagagacagagtctGATGAGGGAATGGGTTTTTGTGCATGTTATCGTAGCATATTATCATATAATAATAGAAAATGATGAATAGACTGATGAATTGCGGGTTGATGCGATCAGCCATGCAAGTGcaccaaacctgtttgactgaCACAACCTGGATGACGACAATCTGTTTACGGCTTTACAGCTCTTGATCTGTACACTGCATGTACCTGATCGAGGGCCTTGAACAGAAGTATGTCCTTGCAGGCCTCCTGTAATCTACAGCGCTGCTCGTCTGTTTTTGGATGCACGACTCTCGGCTCCgagtcttcatcatcatcatcgggATTAAAGGCCTCCGCACATACtaagaaaaaatgtacaaaaaaaaaaacgttttattgactcaatcataaaaaaatgtttactttaaaaGCAGACACCAAAATGGGTTTTTTAATTGGAGTCTGGAGCCCTCTGGGGGGACAacctgaattttttttatgtctACTAAACTTACTGCTTCATTTCCAAGTgtttgtattcattttatttagttaGTTAATGTCCATCGCTTCTTTCTTAATACATAAATACTTTCCAGgattgtttctatttattttgtacATGTTTGTAACATGTTTATACATCCAACATTACTCTAAATGTAGCCAATAATTTAAACtctaaaacaatatttataaaatcacACTTACTATTGTAACGTGACCTTTTGtacatattataaatataatctgtgatatgatatttatattatatttgggGGTCCTCCTTGGCATTATAAATTGGGCTTCTGGTGACTTTATGGTGCGTTTTCAGACTGGACTAAAAAAAGTAACACTGCAGGAAATGGAAATTAACCTTGAAGTTTTTGTAATTCTGTGTTTGGAATAAATTCCTCCACAATTAACTTTGGGTTAAACAGGAAGTTAACATTCTTTATAGGTGGTACATCTTgatatgcttttatttatttcagatcATATGGGACTTTGAATATCTCACGCTGAGTATGTTGAAAGAGGGGAATTTTACTGGAACACAATTGAAAGCAGCAAAAGCAGTGGGCATACAGTTAGGGTGGCGACGTAATTACTATAAAACAAACTCTGAGGAAAATGACAGAAAGGCAGGGCActtatctgacacacacacacactttaaaccACACGATTAGTCCAATGACGTCAAACAGAACTCACCCGACACTCTTCGGTTAAATCTGCTGGGGGGAGGAGctacagagaaaaagagagacagaaggAACAAGAGTTAATGAAGGTTTACATTCTCGTGTTCACTGTGTGGACCACAACtgaaaacacgcacacacaccactcAGACTATGTTAATAATCAAATTCAATCTAAAAATCTCACATGTGCCCTACAGTAACCATGTGGGTGTGTTAAATATTCGGTAAGGTCAGTCAAAGACCTGTCCTACAGGCTGTACCAGTTTCAGGAGACGgcgattgtgtgtgtgtgtgtgtgtgtgtgtgtgtgtgtgtgtgtgtagatcaCAGCTGAGTGCACTAGCACAACTGTCAGGAACTCAGCCTTGCAGGTCTGCACACCCCCTCCTCTCTCACTGCGCTGTTACAATCCATCAGCCCATTAACTCTTTGGTGTAAAACTAGCAATAATCTCTCTCATACACAGACACACCCTTGTTAGTGAACCACAGACTTCATAATCGGCCCTGCTCATCATATAATGGCTCtatgataaacacacacaagtgcacatattacatgtttgttttcataatgtGTCATATATTTAAACACACTTTGGCAATAATTAACCTGCATCAAATATTGAACACACATGCATTATAATTGGCATTACTATGTGTATAATATTCAGATAAGGCGGCTTAATAAACAGACGTGTTGGAAGAGTAATCAAATGCACAAGTGCGTGTGCCTGAGCGTAAAGTATCATGAGATGGGGTTCTTCAACCTCACGTGTAGGGGATATCAAGTGGCCAAAGTTGCCATGACAACAAAATACAAGGAAGACCTCCTCATCACTATAACAACTATCCCCCCAAATACACGCCCACTCAGGCTCTCTGGGCAACTAGAGAGTGAGACGCACAGGAAACAGAGAACTGACATGACGGAGGATGACATTTCTAGTGATACACAGAGTTGCTCTGGTTTTAATCATTTACGGTGGTAATTAGGTGTTCAGAGACGGACGATGTTTAaatgagatttttacattttcggAATGCAACGCAAGAGGGCTCGTCTGTGCAGATGTTGCTACCGGGATGCAAGGATGTTGCGAGTGGTTGACAGGTTGTTATGAATGGTGCTTTCTGCCCACACAGAATGATATTCCAGTCCTTACATATCTCTCAGGTCCCTCATTTCATCTAAGTCTACAAAGATTGTTGTCCATTTATCCCCTAACAGGCAAAAGAAGTTTGACTGAATCAAATAAAtcacaatttatattaaaacacaCAGTTTGAAGAATCATTCATGATCATAGCAAAAAACGTTATGGGATGAGTTATGTCATAAAATTTGAAATTACAGTTCACCCACAGGGCTGTACAGTGTGACATacatgctacgaaaaaatctgtctgtgctacgaataaatttaatagtgtagcaagcgtgcgatacagtttggcaggtgcattagacagagccgcttgtttgtgtgaagtgcgtttgtcgttgttCGTGTGTGAGGGTAACTAATGAtgcaccactatttattttaatttagtttttgcaattaaaacttgttttccggctgcatcgaGTCCATTGATCGAGAGCCCTATGATCTGCGCGATGTGGGtaaacatggaaggaatcacgaaagcagaattctactatttaaataaagttatgTTAATGAgctgcacactttaacatgttacaagcgtgacactcgtggatttgtctgcATTTTACTATacaaggacatgaacacatgaacttcatccacagagttgttctgagtttattttacgaacatttcactgtttgagtgaagcttcTGTCAAACACAAACTCAAGCGTCATCGCGAcaacccgccaaaataaaagtccccttaATTTGAACTAgttgataaaataattaacttgtagtaaatttataaactgtagttaacactatagtatactttaatatttactatagtaaggttcaaatatactacagtatttttatggacaaatgtatttactactgtatagtaaagcattgaaaatacagaactcagaaaaattaaaaaggtaaaaatgaatttgggaaaaactaaaaattatatggccctgtTTTATCCATTTGTATAACGTTAATGTCCTTTTTTCAGTTACCcgtctatttatgtgatgacttgcacttgtgtttttttaaagatgataacagacgtatacttgtgctacaactgtttggcctgtttaaacctctgtagcactttaaacctctgtagcaccgatgctatgtgcaaaaaaagttaacgtacagccctaaatacaaattatttattCAGGCTCATGCcgctttttctgtggaacacaaaagaagatattttatgaaatgtctcaaaagtggttttgtgtccatacaatggaagtcaatggggtccagtgtatTTTGGCACTCAGACGAATAAATACTGTAACATTTGCTAAAGGAAATTGTAGTaaccttgtagtaaattgataaactgtagtaaacactgcattatactatagtaaggttcaaacgCACTATATATCTAGGAATTTCACTGaagcttactatagtaaataacacTATAGCATACTACACTCATTTATGTGGACAAAGGAAcctctattgtatagtaaaataattattaaatacacAGAACtttacaaaattaaacaaatcagGTAATagctaatttatccatctgtatgtaacaatgttatttgtcagttacctgcctattcatgtgatgaactgcacttgtatatttttttaaaataacaacagaagttttatacttgtgctacaactgtttggcctgtgtagcaccagtgctatgtgcaaaaaagttaacatacaaccttaacactaataataattactgcttgcctttgttctatAGCAATCATGGAGAGTGTTAACAAATGTAGGTGGCTGCAGCGGACACTAGGTAAAACACTTATAAGCAAACTTGACTAATCgggatccgaaacaattatattgacactTAATACAagtaaatgacaaatttacttttccgaaggacaaccacataacaatgcttaatgtcaagccctgatgagggtgggtaaataacgaacacattttcacttttgggtgaactatttctttaaagagacaatttaccccaaaataaatattctgtcatcatttacttataaaatttcctaagactgaaacaaaaggcaaaaagtggacaactgctttaaTTTGAAAACatggtaaccattagttctctttttttccctgacaatcatgtaccaagcctactttacactagttaatgattctttaaccttcaaacttttctggtatcatttttatgtaataaaaaagacgttcttccagagcaacccagaaaaaatttcttaatagccacatgtctaactcTCAAGAcggaaagcattcagacagcagtctgattcaaacaatatgcttttgttcctataatttacacattcataaatatctacatacagtacctacatcaacaatgttttgctaatagcagtaagtaaataatcatgacagaaagataGTACTGTACTGTTTTTTAACTGTGAACAGCGTGCAGCTGAACCAAAGGAAATTATTTATCGgttataatatatcggcctaaatttgattatcggccgatacgataacattaaaaatggccATTTATCGTcggataccgatatggccgataatttctcgtgcatccctagttacaagcattcttccaatatctttctctgtgctcatcagaacaaagaaatgtatacagttttggaacaacttgagggcgagtaaatgagagaatttcatttttgggtgaactgtccttttaaggtTAGGAGACTGTCCAAATCACTATAGTTTAAATACTATATATTTGCAATAGCAATATTGCTGCTTGTTTTGGCAAAAGCCCTTAACTATAAACAACAGTGAACTGTGAATTACGAAACGTAAGTGTTGTCTCATCTTTTTATCTCCCTCTATGTAATTCTTGATAACCCTGTGCACAGTCTTATCACTCACTCGCTGCTGGCAAATATTAgccagagacagagagagacagaaaatggTAATTCTAAAAGTAAacagtgcatgtgtgtgagatCTCTGTAATGGTACAGTTAGACTCAGCCTCAGCCTGACCCATAATGCACTGCTCATTGACTGAAAATGAGCCATTCAGCAACACATgggctgtttttgtgtgttgtgcTAGCTGTACTTGTCATGTGAGAGTCAGCCACTAATCCACACTAAATGGGTGACGAAATTTCAATAACAAGATTTCtgaatttgaaagaatgctgcttttacatatttacacaaaattctcccaaaaactattttaaaaacagaaaatgtgaaTTATCAAGGGTTGGATAGTTGGAATGGAAAATGTCACAATTGCGGGCCAGTATCAAACTAACCAAATATTTGccttattaataaatatataaatattgggATTAAAATGGTCTGACTATCGTACAATCACTATCTCAAAAAAGTCTACACTATAAAACACCGGCAGAAAGCTTTAGAACTGATTAATGACACTtttcaataaacacacacacagatgtccTCGCTTGTGTATTTTTCATGAGTATTTCTTGCTCCTCGGGGGTTTGTGAAGTTTTGGATTACAAAATCCCACTATCCTACAGAGCTTGCTgtgttttct
Above is a genomic segment from Triplophysa rosa linkage group LG17, Trosa_1v2, whole genome shotgun sequence containing:
- the prkar2aa gene encoding protein kinase, cAMP-dependent, regulatory, type II, alpha A; the protein is MSIEIPLGLTELLQGYTVEVLRQRPPDLVEFAVQYFTRLRDTRSQDGSGTAAKTGVKGVMFDGEPMQTESNGDEDDEDDDSDFEPPPPSRFNRRVSVCAEAFNPDDDDEDSEPRVVHPKTDEQRCRLQEACKDILLFKALDQEQFSEVLDAMFEVLVQPQEHVIDQGDDGDNFYVIERGVYDIVVQKDGAGCCVGQYNNKGSFGELALMYNTPRAATIIAKGEGALWGLDRATFRRLVVKNNAKKRRMYECFIESVPLLKSLELSERMKIVDVLGVKSFQDGERIIMQGDKADCFYIVESGEVKIMMKSKTKADRQDNAEVEIARCNRGQYFGELALFTNKPRAASAYAIGDIKCLVIDIQAFERLLGPCKEIMKRNIAHYEEQLVALFGSSVDLRD